In one window of Littorina saxatilis isolate snail1 linkage group LG11, US_GU_Lsax_2.0, whole genome shotgun sequence DNA:
- the LOC138979437 gene encoding COX assembly mitochondrial protein homolog: MATSKDEQNPHVLAKGMGGGPLGLGDPDDKSLRRVEKEVMITLKMKAKAKTEFCSVEVREFGECAKEQGVLLPFMCRHVAKNLELCLTTAYQNQEFIDRCTKEYLDERTEYRRTGIKQKMKKKDAMIG, translated from the exons ATGGCTACAAGCAAGGACGAACAAAACCCTCACGTCTTAGCCAAAGGCATGGGAGGCGGTCCGTTGGGCTTAG GTGATCCTGATGATAAGTCTCTTCGGCGCGTGGAGAAAGAAGTGATGATAACATTGAAGATGAAAGCGAAAGCAAAAACTGAATTTTGTTCTGTGGAAGTCCGAg AGTTTGGTGAGTGTGCAAAAGAGCAGGGCGTGTTGCTGCCCTTCATGTGTCGGCACGTTGCAAAGAACCTGGAGCTGTGTCTCACAACAGC GTATCAAAATCAGGAGTTCATTGACCGGTGTACCAAGGAGTACCTGGATGAGCGAACGGAATACAGACGGACCGGCATCAAAcagaaaatgaagaagaaagatGCAATGATTGGCTGA